In one Wenzhouxiangella sp. XN201 genomic region, the following are encoded:
- the rpoB gene encoding DNA-directed RNA polymerase subunit beta, with translation MSYSFTEKKRIRKNFGKHPQVLGVPFLLATQIESYKQFLQSGVSEQDRQEIGLHGALSSVYPIKSYSGNAALEYVSYELGKPEFDVTECKLRGMSYTAPLRVKVRLVIYDKESPAKNKRVKEVKEQDVYMGDLPLMTDTGTFIVNGTERVIVNQMHRSPGVFYDHDKGKTHSSGKLLYSARVIPYRGSWLDFEFDPKDCIFTRIDRRRKLPVTILLRALGMNEEEILEFFFEKTKVTLRKNDAKIDLVPQRLRGENALFDITGRDGKVIVEKDKRITARHVKLIEESGVKTLDVPDDYLIDKILAHDIVDTDSGELVARANDEITEEILEGMREAKVKRFDVLYVNDLDQGPYVSNTLRIDPTSNELEALWEIYKMMRPGEPPTKEAAQNLFNNLFFTSERYDLSSVGRMKFNRRVGRKEIEGPGVLDREDILDVLRVLIDIRNGNGTVDDIDHLGNRRVRSVGEMAENAFRIGLVRVERVVRERLTTVESEGSSPQDLINAKPVAAAVKEFFGSSQLSQFMDQNNPLSEVTHKRRVSALGPGGLTRERAGFEVRDVHPTHYGRLCPIETPEGPNIGLINSLAVYARTNQYGFLETAYRKVKGGKVTDEVEYLSAIEEGEYVIAQANADLDKKKKFKDELIPCRFQGEFTLKRPDEIDFMDVSPRQIVSVAASLVPFLEHDDANRALMGSNMQRQAVPTLRVDKPLVGTGMERVVATDSGVTTVALRGGVVDQVDAGRIVVRVNNDEVGENDPGVDIYNLVKYERSNQNTCMNQRPLVKVGDTVEARDVLADGPSTDLGELALGQNMLVAFMPWNGYNFEDSILISERVVQEDRFTSIHIEELTCVARDTKLGSEEITGDIPNVGEATLSKLDESGIVYIGAEVKSGDILVGKVTPKGEAQLTPEEKLLRAIFGEKASDVKDTSLRVPTGMDGTVIDVQVFTREGVDKDARAIAIEKDEIRQVRKDLDDQLRIMEEAIFARLESALVNKIADKGPAGLKKGAKVTQAYLSELKRDDWFKLRMRNDEIQDLLERAARQIEAQRKAFDKRFEEKKEKITRGDELAPAVLKMVKVYLAVKRRMQPGDKMAGRHGNKGVISTIVPTEDMPFMDDGSPVDIVLNPLGVPSRMNIGQVLETHLGLAARGLGRKIEAMLEANEKVENVRKFLGEIYNSDQDGRVDMKQFNQGEVLEMAENLKGGVPMATPVFDGADENEIKKLLKMADLPESGQMTLFDGRTGHAFDRPVTVGYMYMLKLNHLVDDKMHARSTGPYSLVTQQPLGGKAQFGGQRFGEMEVWALEAYGAAYTLQEMLTVKSDDVQGRNQMYKSIVDGNYQMSAGMPESFNVLVKEIRSLGINIELEES, from the coding sequence ATGAGCTACTCCTTCACGGAAAAGAAGCGCATTCGCAAGAATTTCGGCAAGCATCCCCAGGTGCTCGGCGTGCCGTTCCTTCTCGCGACCCAGATCGAGTCGTACAAGCAGTTCCTGCAGTCGGGCGTGTCCGAGCAGGATCGCCAGGAAATAGGCCTGCATGGAGCGCTCAGTTCGGTTTACCCGATCAAGAGCTACTCAGGCAATGCCGCTCTGGAGTACGTCAGCTACGAGCTCGGCAAGCCCGAGTTCGACGTGACCGAGTGCAAGCTCAGGGGCATGAGCTACACCGCGCCGCTGCGCGTCAAGGTGCGGCTGGTGATTTACGACAAGGAAAGTCCTGCCAAGAACAAGCGGGTCAAGGAAGTCAAGGAGCAGGACGTCTACATGGGCGATCTGCCGCTGATGACTGACACCGGCACGTTCATCGTCAACGGTACCGAGCGCGTGATCGTCAACCAGATGCACCGCTCGCCTGGCGTGTTCTACGACCATGACAAGGGCAAGACCCATTCCTCGGGCAAGTTGCTCTACTCGGCCCGGGTCATTCCCTACCGCGGTTCCTGGCTGGACTTCGAATTCGATCCGAAGGACTGCATCTTTACCCGCATCGATCGTCGCCGGAAGCTGCCGGTAACGATTCTGCTGCGTGCGCTGGGCATGAACGAAGAGGAAATCCTGGAGTTCTTCTTCGAGAAGACGAAAGTCACCCTGCGCAAGAACGACGCCAAGATCGACCTGGTGCCGCAGCGCCTGCGGGGCGAAAACGCGTTGTTCGACATCACCGGCCGTGATGGCAAAGTCATCGTTGAGAAGGACAAGCGCATCACTGCGCGTCACGTCAAGCTCATCGAAGAGTCCGGCGTCAAGACCCTGGATGTTCCCGACGACTACCTGATCGACAAGATCCTGGCGCACGATATCGTCGACACCGACTCCGGCGAACTGGTGGCCCGAGCCAACGACGAGATCACCGAAGAAATTCTCGAGGGCATGCGAGAGGCCAAGGTCAAGCGCTTCGATGTGCTCTACGTCAATGATCTCGATCAGGGCCCCTACGTTTCCAACACCCTGCGCATCGATCCGACCAGCAATGAGCTCGAAGCGCTGTGGGAAATCTACAAGATGATGCGCCCGGGCGAGCCGCCCACCAAGGAGGCGGCCCAGAACCTGTTCAACAACCTGTTCTTCACGTCCGAGCGTTACGACCTGTCATCGGTTGGCCGCATGAAGTTCAATCGACGCGTCGGTCGCAAGGAGATCGAAGGTCCCGGCGTACTCGATCGCGAGGACATCCTCGACGTGCTGCGGGTGTTGATCGACATTCGCAACGGTAATGGCACGGTTGACGATATCGACCACCTCGGCAATCGGCGCGTGCGTTCGGTTGGCGAAATGGCCGAGAACGCCTTCCGGATCGGCCTGGTGCGGGTCGAGCGGGTGGTGCGCGAGCGACTGACCACGGTCGAAAGCGAAGGTTCTTCGCCGCAGGATCTGATCAATGCCAAGCCGGTGGCCGCCGCGGTCAAGGAATTCTTCGGTTCATCGCAGCTGTCGCAGTTCATGGATCAGAACAATCCCTTGTCGGAAGTCACACACAAGCGCCGCGTTTCCGCGCTTGGCCCGGGCGGCCTGACGCGCGAGCGTGCCGGCTTCGAGGTGCGTGATGTGCATCCGACCCACTACGGCCGGCTGTGTCCGATCGAGACCCCGGAAGGCCCCAACATCGGCCTGATCAACTCTCTCGCGGTGTATGCCCGAACCAACCAGTACGGTTTCCTCGAGACCGCCTATCGCAAGGTCAAGGGTGGCAAGGTCACCGACGAAGTCGAATACCTGTCGGCGATCGAGGAGGGTGAATACGTCATTGCCCAGGCCAACGCCGATCTGGACAAGAAGAAGAAGTTCAAGGACGAGCTCATTCCTTGCCGATTCCAGGGTGAATTCACGCTCAAGCGGCCGGACGAGATCGACTTCATGGACGTTTCGCCGCGCCAGATTGTTTCCGTGGCTGCGTCCCTGGTGCCGTTTCTGGAGCATGACGATGCCAACCGCGCCCTGATGGGCTCGAACATGCAGCGTCAGGCTGTCCCGACTCTGCGTGTCGACAAGCCGCTGGTCGGTACCGGCATGGAGCGCGTGGTTGCCACCGACTCCGGGGTGACCACCGTGGCGCTCCGTGGCGGTGTGGTCGACCAGGTGGATGCCGGACGTATCGTGGTGCGTGTCAACAACGACGAAGTCGGCGAGAACGATCCCGGCGTGGATATCTACAATCTCGTCAAGTACGAGCGCTCCAATCAGAACACCTGCATGAACCAGCGCCCGCTCGTCAAGGTGGGCGATACCGTGGAAGCACGCGACGTATTGGCCGACGGTCCCTCCACCGATCTCGGTGAGTTGGCCCTGGGCCAGAACATGCTGGTCGCGTTCATGCCCTGGAACGGCTACAACTTCGAGGATTCCATCCTCATTTCCGAGCGCGTGGTCCAGGAAGACCGCTTCACCTCGATTCACATCGAGGAACTGACCTGCGTGGCTCGCGATACCAAGCTGGGTTCAGAAGAGATTACCGGCGACATTCCCAATGTCGGTGAGGCCACGCTGTCCAAGCTCGACGAGTCGGGCATCGTCTACATCGGTGCCGAAGTCAAGTCGGGCGACATTCTGGTCGGTAAGGTCACGCCCAAGGGCGAGGCCCAGCTGACACCGGAAGAGAAGCTGTTGCGTGCCATCTTCGGCGAGAAGGCTTCGGACGTGAAAGATACGTCCTTGCGCGTTCCCACCGGCATGGACGGCACGGTCATCGACGTCCAGGTCTTCACTCGTGAAGGCGTGGACAAGGATGCCCGCGCCATCGCCATCGAGAAGGACGAGATCCGCCAGGTCCGCAAGGACCTCGATGATCAGTTGCGCATCATGGAAGAGGCGATCTTCGCGCGTCTCGAATCGGCACTGGTCAACAAGATCGCCGACAAGGGACCCGCTGGTCTGAAGAAGGGCGCCAAGGTGACACAGGCGTATCTCTCCGAGCTCAAGCGCGATGACTGGTTCAAGCTGCGCATGCGCAACGACGAGATCCAGGACCTGCTCGAGCGCGCTGCGCGCCAGATCGAGGCGCAGCGCAAGGCCTTCGACAAGCGTTTCGAGGAGAAGAAGGAAAAGATCACCCGCGGCGACGAACTGGCACCAGCGGTGCTCAAGATGGTCAAGGTGTACCTGGCCGTCAAGCGCCGGATGCAGCCGGGCGACAAGATGGCCGGCCGTCACGGCAACAAGGGCGTGATTTCGACCATCGTGCCGACCGAGGACATGCCGTTCATGGACGACGGTTCGCCAGTCGATATTGTCCTCAACCCCCTGGGTGTGCCCTCGCGAATGAACATCGGGCAGGTGCTTGAAACGCACTTGGGGCTGGCCGCTCGCGGCCTGGGCCGCAAGATCGAGGCGATGCTCGAGGCGAATGAGAAGGTCGAGAACGTGCGCAAGTTCCTGGGCGAGATCTACAACTCCGACCAGGACGGCCGCGTCGACATGAAGCAGTTCAACCAGGGCGAAGTCCTGGAGATGGCCGAGAACCTGAAGGGCGGTGTGCCCATGGCCACCCCGGTCTTCGACGGTGCCGACGAGAACGAGATCAAGAAGCTGCTGAAAATGGCCGACCTGCCCGAATCGGGCCAGATGACGCTGTTTGACGGCCGCACCGGCCACGCCTTCGATCGTCCCGTCACCGTCGGCTACATGTACATGCTCAAGCTCAATCACCTGGTCGACGACAAGATGCACGCCCGCTCCACTGGCCCCTATTCGCTGGTCACCCAGCAGCCATTGGGCGGCAAGGCCCAGTTTGGTGGTCAGCGCTTCGGCGAAATGGAGGTGTGGGCACTCGAAGCCTACGGCGCCGCCTACACGCTGCAGGAAATGCTCACCGTCAAGTCCGACGATGTGCAGGGCCGTAACCAGATGTACAAGTCGATTGTCGACGGCAATTATCAGATGTCTGCAGGCATGCCGGAATCCTTCAACGTACTGGTGAAGGAAATCCGCTCGCTCGGCATCAACATCGAACTCGAAGAATCCTGA
- the rplL gene encoding 50S ribosomal protein L7/L12, with the protein MAVSKEDILETISNMSVMDVVDLIEAMEEKFGVSAAAPVAVAAGGAAGGGEGEAAEEKTEFDVVMSSFGDNKVGVIKAVRSITGLGLKEAKELVESAPAPIKEGVPKDEAEDIKKQLEEAGASVEVK; encoded by the coding sequence ATGGCCGTTTCAAAGGAAGATATTCTCGAAACCATTTCGAACATGAGCGTGATGGATGTCGTTGACCTCATCGAAGCCATGGAAGAAAAGTTCGGTGTTTCCGCTGCTGCTCCGGTGGCCGTGGCCGCTGGCGGAGCCGCCGGTGGTGGCGAAGGCGAAGCCGCTGAGGAAAAGACCGAGTTCGATGTCGTTATGTCGAGCTTCGGCGACAACAAGGTTGGCGTGATCAAGGCCGTACGCAGCATCACCGGCCTGGGTCTGAAAGAAGCCAAGGAATTGGTCGAAAGCGCTCCGGCGCCGATCAAGGAAGGTGTTCCGAAGGACGAAGCTGAAGACATCAAGAAGCAGCTGGAAGAAGCGGGTGCCTCTGTCGAGGTCAAGTAA
- the rplJ gene encoding 50S ribosomal protein L10 — protein MALTLEQKKAVVAEVADAAKSAHSAVAAEYRGLTVSDMTELRSKARSGGVYLKVAKNTLVKRAVEGTDFECMSEGLTGPLLFAFSMEDPGAAARLIKDYAKGNDKLVARLVAVGAELHDASELERLAKLPTYDQAIAMLMGVMKAPIEKFVRTLAEPHAKLVRTVAAVRDSKQAA, from the coding sequence ATGGCGCTCACACTTGAGCAGAAAAAGGCGGTGGTGGCGGAAGTCGCCGATGCGGCGAAATCTGCGCACTCTGCGGTTGCTGCCGAGTACCGTGGGCTGACCGTCAGCGACATGACCGAACTGCGCAGCAAGGCGCGCAGTGGGGGCGTGTATCTGAAGGTTGCCAAGAACACGCTGGTCAAGCGTGCCGTTGAGGGTACGGACTTTGAATGCATGAGCGAGGGCCTGACCGGCCCGCTGCTGTTTGCGTTTTCCATGGAAGATCCGGGTGCGGCTGCACGCCTCATCAAGGATTACGCCAAGGGAAATGACAAGCTGGTTGCCCGTCTGGTGGCGGTCGGTGCCGAGCTTCACGATGCCAGTGAACTCGAGCGCCTGGCCAAGTTGCCGACGTATGACCAGGCGATCGCCATGCTGATGGGTGTCATGAAGGCGCCGATCGAGAAATTTGTCCGCACTCTTGCCGAGCCGCACGCCAAGCTGGTTCGAACAGTCGCCGCGGTGCGCGACAGCAAGCAAGCTGCCTGA
- the rplA gene encoding 50S ribosomal protein L1 → MAKSKRIRAIREQLEPGKTYGVDEALELLKSFSKVKFTESVEVAIRLGVDPRKSDQVVRGALVLPHGTGKSVRVAVFAQGENAEKAEAAGADIVGMDDLAETIKGGQIDFDVCIATPDAMRVVGKLGQVLGPRGLMPNPKVGTVTTDVETAVKNAKAGQVQFRTDKGGIVHSIIGKVDFDAEALKGNLVALVNELMKSKPPAAKGQYLRKVALSTTMGPGLTVDAGSLSV, encoded by the coding sequence ATGGCCAAGTCCAAGCGTATTCGCGCGATCCGCGAACAGCTCGAGCCGGGCAAGACCTATGGTGTCGATGAGGCACTGGAGCTGCTCAAGTCTTTCAGCAAGGTCAAGTTTACCGAGTCGGTGGAAGTGGCCATTCGTCTTGGTGTCGACCCGCGCAAGTCCGACCAGGTCGTGCGCGGCGCGCTCGTCCTGCCGCACGGTACGGGCAAGAGCGTGCGCGTGGCCGTTTTCGCCCAGGGCGAGAACGCCGAGAAGGCCGAAGCGGCCGGCGCCGACATCGTCGGCATGGATGACCTGGCCGAAACGATCAAGGGCGGGCAGATTGATTTCGATGTCTGCATCGCCACCCCCGACGCCATGCGCGTGGTGGGCAAGCTCGGCCAGGTGCTCGGCCCGCGCGGTCTGATGCCAAACCCGAAGGTGGGTACGGTAACGACCGACGTCGAGACCGCGGTCAAGAATGCCAAGGCCGGCCAGGTGCAGTTCCGCACAGACAAGGGCGGTATTGTTCACAGCATCATCGGTAAGGTCGATTTCGATGCCGAGGCGCTGAAGGGCAACCTGGTGGCGCTGGTCAACGAATTGATGAAATCCAAGCCGCCGGCGGCCAAGGGTCAGTACCTGCGCAAGGTTGCGCTGTCGACCACCATGGGTCCCGGGCTGACCGTTGATGCAGGTAGCCTGAGCGTCTGA
- the rplK gene encoding 50S ribosomal protein L11: MAKKVTGYIKLQVPAGQANPSPPVGPALGQHGVNIMEFCKAFNAQTQDIEQGLPTPVVITVFSDRSFSFITKTPPAAVLLRKAAKIQKGSGEPNTNKVGTVTRAQLEEIAKMKEPDLTAADMDAAVRTIAGSARSMGLNVEGVE, from the coding sequence ATGGCTAAGAAAGTCACCGGTTACATCAAGTTGCAGGTGCCGGCCGGCCAGGCCAATCCGAGCCCACCCGTGGGGCCGGCACTGGGTCAGCACGGCGTCAATATCATGGAGTTCTGCAAGGCATTCAATGCCCAGACCCAGGATATCGAGCAGGGCCTGCCCACTCCGGTCGTGATTACCGTATTCAGCGATCGCAGCTTCAGTTTCATTACCAAGACTCCGCCGGCGGCGGTGCTGCTGCGCAAGGCCGCGAAGATCCAGAAGGGCTCCGGTGAGCCGAACACCAACAAGGTGGGCACGGTCACCCGCGCGCAACTGGAAGAAATCGCGAAGATGAAGGAGCCCGACCTGACAGCGGCCGACATGGACGCCGCCGTGCGCACCATTGCCGGCAGCGCACGCAGCATGGGCCTCAACGTGGAAGGAGTCGAGTAA
- the nusG gene encoding transcription termination/antitermination protein NusG — translation MAKQWYVVHAYSGFEKAAKRSLEERIQRAGMEEQFGEILVPTEEVVEMKKGVKRRSERKFFPGYVLVEMEMNDDTWHLVKDVPKVMGFIGGRQDRPAPISKAEADAILQRVQEGVDKPRPKVLFEPGEMVRVTEGPFNDFSGVVEEINYEKSRLRVAVSIFGRSTPVELDFTQVEKL, via the coding sequence ATGGCCAAGCAGTGGTATGTCGTGCACGCCTATTCGGGCTTCGAAAAGGCAGCCAAGCGGTCGCTCGAGGAGCGAATCCAGCGCGCCGGCATGGAAGAGCAGTTTGGCGAGATTCTCGTGCCCACCGAAGAAGTGGTGGAGATGAAGAAAGGCGTCAAGCGCCGAAGTGAACGAAAGTTCTTCCCCGGTTATGTGCTGGTGGAAATGGAAATGAACGACGATACCTGGCATCTGGTCAAGGATGTCCCCAAGGTGATGGGGTTCATCGGTGGCCGCCAGGATCGGCCGGCGCCGATCAGCAAGGCCGAGGCCGATGCCATCCTGCAGCGTGTGCAGGAAGGTGTCGACAAGCCGCGGCCCAAAGTGCTGTTCGAGCCGGGTGAGATGGTTCGGGTCACGGAAGGCCCGTTCAACGATTTCAGTGGTGTGGTCGAAGAGATCAACTACGAAAAGAGCCGGCTTCGCGTGGCGGTATCGATCTTCGGTCGATCCACGCCCGTCGAACTGGATTTTACACAGGTCGAAAAGCTGTAA